TGTTTAAGGATCAGCAGgtacacacatttatttttggaaacaAACATCACGCAATTTCAAGATATTCACACACAGAGATGCCAAACATTCACGTGTAAAAACGGGAAAACTAGCCTTTATCTGTTCTATTATGTGTGTACTTAACGGAAGATGGGAAACAAAATACGACCATAATTTGTTTCCCATCAGCTTGTTTTGCCCATAGATATAAACACTACATGTCTCAGCTGTGAGCCAATGGATAGTAACGTGCGCACAGGACGGCCATCTTGGGACAGGGCTACTTGACcactcatttttgttgttagATATGAGACAAGATGACACGAACAACtattccacacttttttttttttaaataatcaaaaaggttcttcttcttcttcgtctacCTCTTTGGCCGCTGCTGCTGCAacagtgtaaaagaaaaatgcaaatgttttaaTTGATATCCGGAAGTTTCTTcattgctgccatctagtggataaAACAAGTCCTGCAATCCTCACAGAGCTTCAGTGGCTTCTTCACGGTGTTTTAGGTGATGACGACGAGGAAGAAGGCCGCGAGGAGCGCCTGCCCTCCTGCTACGACTACGTCATGCACTTCCTCACCGTCTTCTGGAAGGTTCTGTTCGCCTGCGTGCCACCTACCGAGTACTGGAACGGCTGGGCCTGCTTCATGGTCTCCATCAGCGTCATCGGCCTGCTTACTGCCATCATCGGGGACCTGGCGTCACACTTCGGCTGCACGGTGGGACTAAGAGACTCTGTGACCGCCGTCGTCTTTGTGGCCCTGGGAACGTCAATTCCTGGTGAGTGAAGTGAATTTGGATGCTTTGTCGTTATGTCAGAGTTGTGAGGCAGTTGAAGTGGACGTTACGTTTTTCTTGCCATTCACTGCCACCCACAGGTCAGCTTCTTGTGTCGTCTTGGTTTTAAATATCATTTCCCCCACAGACACATTTGCCAGCAAAGTGGCTGCCATCCAGGACCAGCACGCAGACGCCTCGGTGGGCAATGTGACAGGCAGCAACGCCGTCAACGTCTTCCTGGGGATCGGCGTAGCCTGGTCGGTGGCCGCCATCTACTGGAAGATCGAGGGCAAAGAGTTCAAAGTGAAGCCGGGCTCACTGGCCTTCTCCGTCACGCTCTTCACCATCTTTGCGTTCATCTGCATGGGTGTGCTACTGTTCCGACGCCGACCCTCCATTGGAGGTGAGCTGGGGGGGTCTCGACTGTCACGTACCCTCACCAGCCTGCTCTTCCTGGGCCTGTGGTTCCTCTACATCCTCTTTTCCAGCCTGGAGGCCTACTGCCACATACCGGGCTTCTGAGCAGGAGACACATgcagtacatattttatttatttaacacacTACAGATCTAAAGCAGGGGTTCTCAAACTACTTGAGTCCagagagagtttttttttttttttttttttttacgaatgaCACTTTGACGTAATTATTAAGCATACCCTTGAATTCAATCAAAATTCAAAACTTGTTTCTGAGAAAATATATCCGAATGTTGCAATCACAATAAGGCATATTTTTGCAAATTATGTTGTAGTCCTTGAGCTCTGGCTTTAGGATCCGGGGACCCCAGTTTGAGAACTACTGGTCTAGAGGGCTCTtccattcacacacaaacacgtacACACGCAACACATATGCATGTATAGAGTGACAGTAAGCATCTGAGAGCAAAAGAAAGTGTTTGGATGGCGAGAAGAGTTGAAGCGAATGTATCATATTCGTGGATCCTAAAGAAGCTTGTAAGGACAAAGAAGATCCATTGGCAGAGGCGCAAAAGAGTGCAATGTTTACAATGACTTTGCTAAGTGTTTACGGGGCTAATGGATGGAtcagaaggaaggaaggcacTTGTAAATAGAACCATAGAACCGCACACATCCAGAGTGAGAtgaaccccccctccccccgccaAGTGGACTCCATGGGAGGAATAAAGTGTCGCTCCAGGCTCGGCTGTTATCCTGCACGGTTTCCACAGTAACCATATTCACCCCAAGACATGGAGgaaggtgatttatttttttttaagcatgtgtATCCAGGTGTGGCAACATCACCTCATATGCGGAAATtgaactgtactgtaaaaagccATACTCACATTTGTGTGTTTACAGCCACCTCATCTGAGGATTACCAGTGTTTCTCAAAGTGTGCTCAGTGGACCACTTGTAGTCCTCAAGAAGGATCTCAAATGGTCCATGGGTGGTTGGAAACTATTGACTTAGTGGATTCATTGTGTGATTGTACTTCATAGATAAATTTCATGAGTatacaatccatccatcaattttctagaGAACTTATCCCGTTCAGGGTCACAGGGAGCTGGAATCTGTTCCACTTGACTTTGGCTGACAGGAGGTATCAACCCTGGACCAGTCGCCAGTCAACGTCAATGCACTTATGGACAAACAATAATTTCACACTCTTAATCATAGCTAGGGACAATTTAAAGTTCCATTGTATTTCAATTGTCGTCACTGATACGCTTGGAATAGGGTGGACAGtacatccatttaaaaaaagaaaagaaaaaaaaagtcctgtgtAGAATTACCTGCTCTCTTTGGGCTTATGTGCTTTTCTGCTTCCAGCCACCGTTCTAAAAACACTGACAAGCTTCATTGAATACTCAAAATTGTTCATGGGTGGTCATGTGAACGATTGTTTGTTGATGTGTTTCCTTCAATTGACTGGCGACCGATAAAGGGTGTACACTGtacagttgggataggctccagctcagccAAGAACCTAATGAGAcactagaaaatggatggaaagttccaaggttccactgtatactATTGTGATAAGACAGTAGATTGTTTGCTGAATTTTACTTGTTGAAGAAGCTGTTCAGTTTCTTAAAAACTTGGAGAAACACTGATCTAGACTCAACTAGCGCAGCATGAATCCCAGTGGACTATTTTCCTTTATTTAGTAGGTAATGCATGGGTGGTTGATTTGGCATATAAAGCCGGGGAATTTAATGTCTTGAAGTACATCTCTTCAGTGGGATCTTTGTCCGCACAACGCTTGGTGACACCACCCATACAATGCCTTAAAACAATGACAGCATCCAGCATACATGAGGCCAATTTTTATTGGTTTCTCAGATTGATCTGCACTCGGGATTCAGGATAAGTGGATTTGCTAAGGTAGCATGTATGTATGTGGTCTCAAGGGACTGTTAAGCTCCCTTAGGCAGCAGGTGCTACATTGCTATTTTTATGTTTAAGTCTCATATCAGTAGTggtagtattagttttagtattagttgcTGGATTCAGGTAACACAGCCCTTTGAGGCAGATATGTATTGCACAGGAGGGTGAGAACATCAATTTACCCTAACCCAAATCCTCTTAACCATAACCGTACACTAAACCAAACCCTTAACCCAACCATGCACAATTATTCACCATAACCCTAATTCCCTAAGGATATGTTTACATGATGTTCCCGGCGGCCAGGGCAGTTTGTTTTACTGTCTAGGCTTTCCAGATGGCAATTTTGGAGCACATTTGTTGGCCCGGTATAGTCAAATGCGTTCCAGAATCGGCGTCAGCGTGCCCATCTGTACGTTTATATTGGAACCCAACATATATTGGACATGAGTTTTCTTTCGACAACTAATTCATTAAGCCATCTTTTGTaccaaaacatgcacacacacaaagaaaaataaattattcacAGAAAATGTTAACACATTGTATTGCGCTGCAAAGCAGACACAAGTTCTCGCTCTCTCACCATGGTTGGCATTGTAGGTAAATTGCACAGAACAAATAGCTTTGCTTTAGAAGAGTACTGCTGATTGTGAGACTGCGGAGTAAAAAAATGATTCCTGTCCCACTATGAACCACCTCCAAGTTGTGTTACACCCCATTACGTACAGGGctgggaaatccaggtccagaaggtAAACCCTGAAAATGGCTtttgccacaggtgcttctactcaactggcaggtaaacaagctcatCTCCATCTGTTGAATAAAAGCCTCTGTGACACAAGCCAAATAGTTTCAaggttttacttttactttctggacatgGATTCCCCACCCCTGATTACATATGGTTTAGCTACATTCATTCCGTTCTACGGCTGATTAGTTTACTTATATCTAGACATGcaatgataagggcaatatcgtgatattaaaactgccacaatattgtcgtcgtcatgttcacaatatttaaaaggaacacatctgttaaaaaaaaaaaaaaagtcagattgatttccatttgtgcagttctagcaccctctagtggctagtttattagtgcaattgaattttcattagggatgttttgaccttctatgtttaaaatctatgctaattgtcagatgaaggggaatctaatttgcttgtgaagcaatcaatgtgtgcttgcattagcaaatcagtgcctcaatattgttattagagattgtaggtggtttatatgcattgctgttatgtacaaaaccacaatattgtgctttttttttttaggttaagctctttttttttttcttacaatattgtgatcttttttaaatattgccaaccccccacaatatcgtgataattatcgtatcgtaaccttcatatcgtgataaaattgtatcgtgatgtttggatatcattacatccttacttttatccaCTGTGTTtgtcatagatttttttttttttttgccagtttaAAAATCACATCAGGCATCCACGGCAATCATgatttgtcacatttttctatCTCGTCCCACTACGCTGTCTCACGATCATCCTGTTTGACTCACGGTTGCCTGAAACGGGGCTGCCGTGGCTGCTGGGAACAGAGAAAACATAGTTTTTAACACTTAACCCTACCTTGGTAAACTTAATCTTAAACCCCTAACCCAGAGATTATAACATCAATTTACCTGAACCCTTACCCCTAATTTAATTCTAATCCTCTAACCAAACCCAAATTATATCATATCCCTGAACCAAACACTAACACTGAAGTCCTAACCCTGATCCTAATCCTGCACAGGAAGGTTAGAACATCAATACACCCCAACCCAACACTAACACTCCTTTACAGGTGCAAAACTACAGTACATAATGTACAGCCATTCACAGTGTCCAGGTGTGCTGCTTTCCACACTGCAAACAAAGAGTATCCATGTACAAAATCGTTCACGATATGAGCCCAGATTGGAAGCAACACAAGTGCAGCACAGTCCTCTGGACAATTTGTTTACTGTAATAATCTGCTCAGTGATGACGACGTGCAACAGTCGCGTCACCAGCAACAAGTGCAATCTGTCATAGTGAGATGAGAACTACTCAATTCATTTTGCCTGAATGAAGCAAACTTTGTAACATTTCTAGAGCTAATTTTGTATATTTTCCTCACAGCTATAATgaggttgtttattttgtacttctgaACCATGTTCAGTGGTCTCAGTGCGCACAAACACACTACAGTAGTTTACATGACCTTGTTACTGACAATAGAGATTTTGATACAAGTCTCAAGTGTAGAATATCATAAGCGAGCGTATCAAATAGAGCGAGCAAACCATGTGTGCGCTGACTGCTGATTTGAGTTGAAGAgcatttatttagatatttatttatgtacattaAGATGATTAACTGTTCGCAGGTCCTTGGTTTCAATACGTGCAATACAAGAAATGTGtctgtggctgtgttcagaatcatTCCCTTCTCCCAGAATTGAACAATAAAAAGATAACGTTTTAAACTGTggatattcaaaaaaaaaaaaaaaaaaaaacctaccttGAGCGCCTGTATTTGGGATGACTGATACTATATGTACTATACAGACTTAAGAAATGGCAAACTCACTATAAAGGGTACAATAAGGATTAGAAATGATTCCCAACACAGCCTGTctcttattatttttcttgaCGTGAGTTCATCTCCGTCGTGTGCCAGTGTTTTTGTCGCTCCTCATCCCACTCCCTTTTATGGCGGAGTTGTTTTGCGTGTACGTATGTAGCATGTTTACATGAAGGAACAATGGGGAACGCAGGCAGCGTACTAACAGAGCTGGAGCAGGACTGTCTTGCAACGTCCAGCCAATGTTCTCCGTTTCCAGAACCTTCTTTACTGTTTGGCTTCGGCCTTTGCTGTTCTCTGGTGATGTGATCCCCTCTTTCCTCCCTGATGTGTGTGTGGTATGTTGTGCGTGTTCTCGCCATGTTCCTCACCAGTTGCATGACGAATCTTTGTGTTCCGTGTGTTTTTAGCAGCATGTGAAGGACGCCTATGGGCTTATTTTACAGGACCAGTTTCCCTTCACCCACCATTCCACAATAAGTGACTAAAAGTAGCAAGTGACATAAACATCAATGTGGTTGCCTTGGaggaactgttaaaataaaagCCTGCTCTGTTGTTTTCAAGGCGATTTTTCTAAGCCATGTTACAGGTCTTTGTTGATGTACAATAACTGTCGTGTTTGTGTTCCCTGTCCTtgttcttctgtctgtgtgaaCATTTCTCTCTGCCTGAACATTTgcagataaaaaacaaaacaaaaacaaatgacatgtGATTGACATTAACATTTATTCACAGCTGTGATAAATCTTAACTCAGAATACTTAAGTTTTATATCAAATGTATaacaataatatatttaaaagacGATGCTTGTTTTTCAGAACATGGCATGAGGTGTAATGTGTtactgaaagaaaacaaaagttctCTATTCAACAGAAGTTGACCTTAtttgaatatattttatttattttcaagggcGCACTTGTCTGAGTCTGTTATTTTACACAACATGAACCCACCCAACACAACCATCCTTTTTCTATAGCCCTTTTCTTCATTTGGTGGAGCTGGAGGTAATGCCAGCTAGCTAATGAGTGAAAGGCTAGAATGCTGctagatacatacatacatacatacatacatacatacatatacatccatccattttcttgaccgcttattcctcacaagggtcgcgggggctgctggcgcctatctcagctggctctgggcagtaggcgggggacaccctggactggttgccaaccaatcgcagggcacacagagacgaacaaccatacacactcacacgcacaccaagggacaattcggagcgcccaattaacctgccatgcatgtctttggaatgtgggaggagaccggagtacccggagaagacccacgcgggcacggggagaacatgcaaactccacccaggagggtccgagcctggactcgaaccggagacctcagaactgggaagcggacgtgctaaccactcgactaccgtgccgcccatacatatacatacatacatacatatatacataaatacatacatacaatataattattttttatttgtattctttttaGATTACAAGCAACATACTTTttctattaatattaatatttaaaacaaacaaacgaacaaaacaaaacaaaacaagacaaaaaaaaaaaaaaacagatagcCAGGAAGTGACGTCTGGATATTACCCCCTCAGCTGCGGAAGTCACAAGGTCAGATCCCGGGGCTTGCCGCTTGGTACCCGTATGTTTGGGCCGTTACCGTCACGTAACCTCCACTGGAGTCATGCGTGAAATCCGTTAACGGAATTCTGAGTGGCTTTCTTTTTGTGTGAATCATTCGTCGTTTAGAAGCGACCGATTCCAGGAgcgagaagaaaaaaagggcCTGGCTGGGTGTACTTAGTGTTGTTTGAAGGTGAATCGGAGATCGTCGACGCAACCGCGGAAGAAGGTAAGCTAACGCGCGTGGTCGCCATTGTTGTGGATCAGGCTCAGCGTAAGGCCTTCGTCTTGCCCTCGAGACGACGCTTAAAATATTCTACTAGGACCCGTTTACATAGATTTTCTAATTGCCTACTAGTTGAATGTATCGCCTACGGCGggttaatgttaaatattttgCCGTTAACTAAATTATCAGGGTGTTGAGATTCGCGACACTTCGTCCGCCATTAACGCACGCAAATGGCCGCAAACAGTGCTAACGAACATTTGCTAATTTAGCAAAGCGCTATCTATCATAGCCTTTTAAAAcactatttttaaaaagaatatgTACCTAAGATCTGTTAATCTAAATAAATTATAGTATGCAATGATTATTTTTGCCGTGACCAGCAACTCGCCTCctgcgttattttgccgtgaacgttTTTGGTTGGTTAATCGTCCTGGCCGGGCGGGAATCGGCCATTACGACAGtaagaaatgaaaaaagaaactgTAGAAAGTGGTCTTTGGACCCACATTCGGGGCGACCGCTGTACCCACTACGCTACGAGCTGGTACACACTGAACGGCGTAGAATTTGTGCTTGTAGTTCTCGCaggattcacggcaaaataatgcTCGGTGACGAGTTTCCGGTCACGGCTTCGAATAATTTATTAATTGAGACTAGTGTGTAAAGCCACCCGCCAACAGTAATAAATCTGCTAAATATTAGCTATACTTGTGACGTCACGGACTGtttgattccattttttttgcagttggaaatctttaataatttaaatttataGTGCAGTATATTTACTAAAATGTTCTTAACAGGCCATGTTTGGCGCCACCAATTTAACTGTAAGCATACGTTTGAGTACATTTGTTCACCCTCGTTTTGTATTTGACAATGGTACCCTGACTCACCAGTTTGGTTTGTTGAATGACTATGTGGGTGActcaatttataattgctgctAATGTACCATTTGATTTTCTGCATCCAGAAGATGTCCTACTACTCGTCATCCCGTAGTTCGTCCCGGGCCACCGACTGCAAGGTCTATGTGGGTGATCTCGGTAATGGTGCCGCCAAGGGGGAATTGGAGCGGTCGTTCAGCTACTACGGCCCACTGAGAACCGTCTGGGTGGCGAGGAACCCACCAGGATTTGCTTTTGTGGAGTTTGAGGACCCGAGAGATGCTGAGGATGCTGTGAAAGGCATGGATGGAAAGTGAGTACATTTTGCAAAAGTCCAGTTAATATTTGCGTTTAAGAGCATCTCAATGAGATTCACAGTAGAACAATGTTAAAATAGCACAAGTGAATGTTACTTGACACATTTACAACAAGAAGTGGTgtgatatggaaaaaaaaaaaaacacaagttgaATGTTGCTTGACACATTACAGGGTACATGTGTAAGTAATGAATTTGAAAACTACAAAGTTTAATCTTGTCCTCATGGTCTTTTTGTTGTGCACACTCAGGCTCTTGTGTGGCTCACGTGTACGTGTAGAGATGTCGACAGGCATGTCCAGAAAGGGCCGTGGACGCCCCAGCCGACGCCAGTTCGACCCGAACGACCGCTGCTATCAGTGTGGAGACCGCGGTCACTATGCTTACGACTGCTACCGCTTCAGCAAGCGAGGAGGAGGCGGCCGCCGTAGTAGGTGAGATGGAAAACAAGCATGTTGATGATCCAGcagaaattacttttttttttctttttttttcttttttaactcaaatgtcTCCTGCAGCAGGTCTCGTTCCCGCTCTCGGTCACGGTCCAGGTCCCGATCCCGTGGACGCCGCTACCGATCCCGTTCTCACTCTCGCAGCCATAGCCGCAGCAGGTAAGCCGGGTTCAGTGAAATCATAGCTGTTTAAACTTAAATTTTAGATTACCCTTACTGATCGACTTAATGacatgattttttgttttcctttaatGAGTGAGTCATTGTGATGTGATCAAGATAATGCAGAATTCTACATTAGTGGTGGCCGagtggtttgtttatttatttatttatttatttatttaaacatttatgaTTCAACTTTTTCGACTAGCCACGTAAATTATTGATCAATCATCATTGATCTTTTTACTGTGCTGTGCACATGGATGAACAAAATAAAGACCAGAAAATGTCATATGTTAAATATTCAGTTAGATATACCATtgatggtgcaaaaaaaaaaaaataactttttgaaATTATCTTTTCACTTTTCGTTGTCATATATCATGAATATAAGGAGGCCCTGTACCCAAAAAGGCGTAATGAATGTCCCTGTAAGGATATTTTTGTCAACATTGTgtgattttataattttattaatttcatttttatttaattttattttttatttttctttccctTCCTCCCTCTTCCAGGAGCCGTCGCCGCTCTCCATCCTACACTAGGCGCAGAAGCAGGTATGTCGGTGTGGACCGCCATGTGCTCATCAAAATTTCAATGTGCTCCCACCTATGGATGAGCAATATGGTAAAAATAACTGAGCCGCCGCGGCCGGTTGATCGGAtgtcccgcgagcgtccgactcatcCGCCTTCGGCCTCGTGTTTGTGTCAGTAACCATACGGAtgcatcaagcataaaccaagcttgagcccgaataaaattgaactgtatagaatgtgccacagacgatcttgccgatctgtcagctttatgagattGTCAACAGATTAAAATTTCTTAACaatctaatatcgtcatatcgcccacccctactcCCACCACAGCTGTGATTATTCAATCTCTTGTTTTGTATCATCAGGTCTGGCTCTCCAGCCCGCTCCAAGTCCAGGACTCCAATGAGAAGGTGGGACGTGTTCAAATTTTGCCAAATATCATCACAAAAAATGGCTCTTGTGCTAATGTTT
This genomic stretch from Festucalex cinctus isolate MCC-2025b chromosome 13, RoL_Fcin_1.0, whole genome shotgun sequence harbors:
- the srsf7a gene encoding serine and arginine rich splicing factor 7a isoform X1, encoding MSYYSSSRSSSRATDCKVYVGDLGNGAAKGELERSFSYYGPLRTVWVARNPPGFAFVEFEDPRDAEDAVKGMDGKLLCGSRVRVEMSTGMSRKGRGRPSRRQFDPNDRCYQCGDRGHYAYDCYRFSKRGGGGRRSSRSRSRSRSRSRSRSRGRRYRSRSHSRSHSRSRSRRRSPSYTRRRSRSGSPARSKSRTPMRSRSRSRSRSRSAPRGRSASRSRSRSPSANHKRNSVCWELRTALTLQLIPGPGSASWRCVRPAGG
- the srsf7a gene encoding serine and arginine rich splicing factor 7a isoform X3, which codes for MSYYSSSRSSSRATDCKVYVGDLGNGAAKGELERSFSYYGPLRTVWVARNPPGFAFVEFEDPRDAEDAVKGMDGKLLCGSRVRVEMSTGMSRKGRGRPSRRQFDPNDRCYQCGDRGHYAYDCYRFSKRGGGGRRSSRSRSRSRSRSRSRSRGRRYRSRSHSRSHSRSRSRRRSPSYTRRRSRSGSPARSKSRTPMRSRSRSRSRSRSAPRGRSASRSRSRSPSANHKRNSRSRSASPNRSPTPAAN
- the srsf7a gene encoding serine and arginine rich splicing factor 7a isoform X2, whose product is MSYYSSSRSSSRATDCKVYVGDLGNGAAKGELERSFSYYGPLRTVWVARNPPGFAFVEFEDPRDAEDAVKGMDGKLLCGSRVRVEMSTGMSRKGRGRPSRRQFDPNDRCYQCGDRGHYAYDCYRFSKRGGGGRRSRSRSRSRSRSRSRSRGRRYRSRSHSRSHSRSRSRRRSPSYTRRRSRSGSPARSKSRTPMRSRSRSRSRSRSAPRGRSASRSRSRSPSANHKRNSVCWELRTALTLQLIPGPGSASWRCVRPAGG
- the srsf7a gene encoding serine and arginine rich splicing factor 7a isoform X4, which encodes MSYYSSSRSSSRATDCKVYVGDLGNGAAKGELERSFSYYGPLRTVWVARNPPGFAFVEFEDPRDAEDAVKGMDGKLLCGSRVRVEMSTGMSRKGRGRPSRRQFDPNDRCYQCGDRGHYAYDCYRFSKRGGGGRRSRSRSRSRSRSRSRSRGRRYRSRSHSRSHSRSRSRRRSPSYTRRRSRSGSPARSKSRTPMRSRSRSRSRSRSAPRGRSASRSRSRSPSANHKRNSRSRSASPNRSPTPAAN